In Vicia villosa cultivar HV-30 ecotype Madison, WI unplaced genomic scaffold, Vvil1.0 ctg.000025F_1_1, whole genome shotgun sequence, one genomic interval encodes:
- the LOC131622150 gene encoding transcription factor bHLH106-like, which yields MLHQNIAMENNSELFQFIVANNPSFFDYSSTPMMQQSLCSSSDNNNNSYYHPFEVSEITDTPSSQQDRALAALKNHKEAEKRRRERINSHLDHLRTLLPCNSKTDKASLLAKVVERVKELKQQTSQITELETVPSETDEITVISAGGDFTGDGRLIFKASLCCEDRSDLIPELIEILKSLRLKTVKAEICTLGGRTRNVLVVAGDKEDSSIESIHFLQNSLRSLLDRSSSCNDRSKRRRGMDRRMMP from the exons ATGCTTCACCAAAATATTGCAATGGAAAACAACTCTGAACTCTTTCAATTCATTGTTGCTAACAACCCTTCATTCTTTGACTATTCAAGTACTCCTATGATGCAACAAAGTTTATGTAGCTCTTCTGATAACAACAACAATAGCTATTATCACCCTTTTGAAGTTTCTGAAATTACTGATACACCCTCCTCCCAACAAGATAGAGCTCTTGCTGCTTTGAAGAATCATAAGGAAGCTGAGAAGAGAAGGAGAGAGAGAATCAATTCTCACCTTGATCATCTTCGTACTCTTCTCCCTTGCAATTCAAag ACGGACAAAGCTTCACTTCTAGCAAAAGTTGTGGAGAGAGTGAAAGAGTTAAAGCAGCAAACATCTCAGATCACAGAACTCGAAACAGTTCCATCCGAAACCGACGAAATAACGGTAATCTCCGCAGGCGGCGACTTCACCGGAGACGGAAGACTAATATTCAAAGCATCATTATGCTGCGAGGATCGGTCAGACTTAATCCCGGAGCTAATAGAAATCCTGAAATCTCTGCGGCTAAAAACAGTGAAAGCTGAAATTTGCACACTGGGAGGAAGAACTCGGAACGTTCTTGTTGTTGCTGGTGATAAAGAAGATAGTAGCATTGAATCGATACATTTTCTTCAGAACTCGCTTAGGTCATTGTTGGATAGGTCAAGTAGTTGTAATGATAGGTCGAAACGGCGTCGTGGGATGGATAGAAGAATGATGCCTTAA